The sequence below is a genomic window from Bdellovibrio bacteriovorus.
CGAAAATGGGTTGAACTTTGCGTGTATACAGGTCGAAATTTGGTTCTTCTGCTTTTGAGACGCTTGTCATCACAACTGAAATAAAACAAAGCACAAGCATGTTAATAAATTGCATACAGCCTTACTCCCCGTGTATTCTGCAACTATAAAGCCCTTTCTTGTTTAATGGAAAGAGTTTAATAGCTAGAAAAACGCGCAAATAAAAGAGGTCGACGATGGATAGAATTCCGTTTCAAACAGTGCAAAATTCAATTGATGATATCTGCGGCATCACGGAAGAAAGTGATCTTGAAAAAGCGTCCCAGCATCTTTTTGACGTGCAACCTGATCTTGCGGGTTTCTTCATGGAGTTCATCGAAGACATGAGCGAAGGCGCTCAAGATTTGGGCTTTATGATGGCGTTGATCTTGAATCGCTCTTTTGAAGATCAGTACAAAGATCTTCGCGCGATGACGGAAGAAGAAGTGATTTCGCGCTTTGAAAAGAACGAAGCTGAATTCGAAAAATATTTGGCTTTGAACGACGACATGATCGCGGATCTTCAAGCTAAATCAGCAGCGGAAGGTCAGCCAGAAATCCTGAACTACATCATCGAAGAACTTTTCATGTCTCCAGAGCTTGAACCAAGCCTAGCAGCAAATGAACAAGTTCACTTGTTCATCATCTGCAAGTTCTTTGTTGATTGCTTGCATGAGCTTGCGAACGAAAAAGCTCCTGAGCTTGTTCGTCACTAGATCACTTTTTTAACCGCGATCGGAGCAGGTCCTTGCAGGGCCTGCTTCAAAGCCTGAAATGCCGGCTTATGAAACGGCTGCCCTAATGTGATTTCGATATATGCCACGGCCTGAGCCGGCGTCTTGGGATGGGGATTATTCACCGACTCCATCACCACATCCGCAAAACAATCAGCTAGCGCTACTACTCTTGCAAACGGATTCATTTTAATATCTCTTAATCGGCGTGGATACCCCTGACCGGGAGCATTTTCATGATGCTCTAATACGATGGCGATAATGTCGTCCGAAATGGAAGGCATGCTTCTTAAGATTTCCACTCCTCGGTAGACATGGGACTCGTAAGCGGCAGTTTGGTCACGGGTCATAGCATGCCTTGGTGTTTCAAGAATTTCATCGGGAAGTTCTTTCATACCGACGTCATGAAGAAGAGCCCCTAGGGCCAACTTTTCTAAGTTCTGCGCAAGCGTCCACTTCATGTTCTTTGCGATAATCACCGAAATCGCCGAAACCATCATTGCATGACGAATCAACTCGTCGTTGAGATTTGACATCATGTTAATAACGGCAGAAATGTCTGGCTTATTATCGACAAGGGTTTGAATGGAGCGGCTGACTATCTTTGAATGCTCTAAGGCCTGATGGTCAAAGCCCAGATGTTCGATCTCTTTAAAAATCGAATCTGCGGCTTTAGAAAGAAAGATCGTTTTCTTTTCAAAACTGATCTTATCACTTTCAAGAACGATACCCGCAATGCTGAGATTTTGTCCCACGCATTTGTGATAATCACTGCGACGCACATAAAGCCATTCGGCTTTTTCCGGAAAATGCATTTGTTCAAAGTGAACCTTCGCACCTTCCTTCAAGATCATCACATAGTTTGTTTCAGAGAGTTTTAAAAAGATATCCACGGGCACTTGCATGCCGGCGACAAACTCATCCCTTGATACGGCAACGTAATCGTCCTGATTTAAACTTGCATCCATAGGAAGCTTATCGGCACTAAACGAAGTTTCCTAGAGGATGT
It includes:
- a CDS encoding HD-GYP domain-containing protein — protein: MDASLNQDDYVAVSRDEFVAGMQVPVDIFLKLSETNYVMILKEGAKVHFEQMHFPEKAEWLYVRRSDYHKCVGQNLSIAGIVLESDKISFEKKTIFLSKAADSIFKEIEHLGFDHQALEHSKIVSRSIQTLVDNKPDISAVINMMSNLNDELIRHAMMVSAISVIIAKNMKWTLAQNLEKLALGALLHDVGMKELPDEILETPRHAMTRDQTAAYESHVYRGVEILRSMPSISDDIIAIVLEHHENAPGQGYPRRLRDIKMNPFARVVALADCFADVVMESVNNPHPKTPAQAVAYIEITLGQPFHKPAFQALKQALQGPAPIAVKKVI